The proteins below are encoded in one region of Longimicrobium sp.:
- a CDS encoding glycosyltransferase family 2 protein — MRTTVVITTYNYGRFVREAVESVQAQGVDDLQIVVVDDGSTDDTPEVLAALRDPRLEVVRTPNRGISAARNEGLARARGRYVAFLDADDRWRPDKLRRQLGVLEGDPSLAAVFSNFVRFDEKGVFPLDQFTFYPELARVPTTPTAAGAGERIEGDAFSTLVSFGEIPAWVQTLLFRAEALRGLAFPEKARVRAGLRYGICEDMHFCLRAFRRGGVAFVRDPLVEVRRHGDNATRDLSDMAHAHLAALRLLAGEPLTRGQRAALRRRTGRAWVGAGLQDAADGRRRLAAAAYLRAAGFAGARLSALKNLALLALPRGLRAA; from the coding sequence ATGCGCACCACCGTCGTCATCACCACCTACAACTACGGGCGCTTCGTCCGCGAGGCGGTGGAAAGCGTGCAGGCGCAGGGGGTGGACGACCTGCAGATCGTGGTGGTGGACGACGGCTCGACCGACGACACCCCCGAGGTGCTGGCCGCGCTGCGCGACCCGCGCCTGGAGGTGGTGCGCACGCCCAACCGCGGGATCAGCGCCGCGCGCAACGAGGGGCTGGCGCGCGCCCGCGGCCGCTACGTGGCCTTCCTGGACGCCGACGACCGCTGGCGCCCCGACAAGCTTCGCCGCCAGCTCGGCGTCCTGGAGGGCGATCCCTCGCTGGCCGCCGTGTTCTCAAACTTCGTGCGCTTCGACGAGAAGGGCGTGTTTCCGCTCGACCAGTTCACCTTCTATCCCGAGCTGGCGCGGGTGCCGACGACGCCTACCGCCGCGGGCGCGGGCGAGCGGATCGAGGGCGACGCGTTCAGCACGCTGGTCTCCTTTGGCGAGATCCCGGCGTGGGTGCAGACCCTCCTGTTCCGCGCCGAGGCGCTGCGCGGGCTGGCGTTTCCGGAAAAGGCGCGGGTGCGCGCAGGGCTGCGCTACGGGATCTGCGAGGACATGCACTTCTGCCTGCGCGCGTTTCGCCGCGGCGGCGTGGCGTTCGTGCGCGACCCGCTGGTGGAGGTCCGCCGCCACGGCGACAACGCCACCCGCGACCTGTCCGACATGGCGCACGCGCACCTGGCCGCGCTCCGCCTGCTGGCCGGCGAGCCGCTGACCCGCGGCCAGCGCGCGGCGCTGCGGCGCCGGACCGGCCGCGCCTGGGTGGGCGCGGGGCTGCAGGACGCGGCCGACGGCCGGCGCAGGCTGGCCGCCGCGGCCTACCTCCGCGCGGCCGGCTTCGCCGGGGCACGGCTCAGCGCGCTGAAGAACCTGGCGCTGCTGGCGCTGCCGCGCGGCCTCCGCGCGGCCTAG
- a CDS encoding ATP-grasp domain-containing protein — protein sequence MTVTEMRSGAAETSLRPARPRDVRRPHATVLVTDGEQRAALAIVRSLGATGHRVHVCSARTRSLAGASRWCRGQARVPDPLADPGAFADAVAGCAAAWGADVLLPVSEAALLAILPRRERFAGIQIPFPGAEAFRRVCDKAAVATVAARVGIHVPAQRAVYDADECAAAAGGLRFPLVVKPSRSVADAGGRRVKTSVAYASDADELASIAETIPAAAYPLLLQERITGPGIGVFLLLRDGEVAAAFAHRRIREKPPSGGVSVYRESTPLPPELLERSRALLAEFGWEGVAMVEYKLDAATGTPYLMEINGRFWGSLQLAADAGVDFPALLVGDAKPAGDPPPWRVGIRSRWEWGEVDHLLLRLRRSPSELALPGGAPGRMRAVLDFFRAAAAPGSRAEVFRWSDPLPFLRESADWLRRR from the coding sequence ATGACCGTCACGGAGATGCGCAGCGGAGCCGCGGAGACGTCGTTGCGCCCCGCTCGCCCTCGTGACGTGCGCCGCCCGCACGCGACGGTGCTGGTGACGGACGGCGAGCAGCGGGCGGCGCTGGCCATCGTGCGGTCGCTGGGCGCGACGGGGCACCGCGTGCACGTCTGCTCGGCGCGCACGCGGTCGCTGGCCGGCGCCTCGCGCTGGTGCCGCGGACAGGCGCGCGTCCCCGACCCGCTGGCGGACCCCGGCGCGTTCGCGGACGCCGTCGCCGGGTGCGCGGCGGCGTGGGGCGCGGACGTGCTCCTCCCCGTCTCCGAAGCGGCGCTGCTGGCGATTCTCCCCCGGCGCGAGCGGTTCGCGGGGATCCAGATCCCCTTCCCCGGCGCGGAGGCGTTCCGCCGCGTCTGCGACAAGGCCGCCGTCGCCACGGTCGCGGCGCGGGTGGGGATCCACGTCCCCGCGCAGCGCGCCGTCTACGACGCGGACGAGTGCGCGGCGGCCGCCGGCGGGCTGCGCTTTCCCCTGGTGGTGAAGCCCTCGCGCTCGGTCGCCGACGCGGGCGGGCGGCGGGTGAAGACGTCCGTCGCGTACGCGTCGGACGCCGACGAGCTCGCGTCGATCGCGGAGACGATCCCCGCGGCCGCGTATCCGCTCCTGCTGCAGGAGCGGATCACGGGCCCCGGCATCGGCGTCTTCCTCCTCCTCCGCGACGGCGAGGTGGCCGCCGCGTTCGCGCACCGCCGCATCCGCGAGAAGCCGCCGTCGGGCGGGGTCAGCGTCTACCGCGAGAGCACGCCGCTGCCGCCGGAGCTGCTGGAGCGCTCGCGCGCTCTGCTGGCCGAGTTCGGGTGGGAGGGGGTGGCGATGGTGGAGTACAAGCTCGACGCGGCCACCGGCACGCCGTACCTGATGGAGATCAACGGCCGCTTCTGGGGATCGCTCCAGCTGGCGGCCGACGCCGGCGTGGACTTCCCCGCGCTGCTGGTGGGGGATGCGAAACCGGCGGGCGATCCGCCGCCCTGGCGCGTGGGGATCCGCAGCCGCTGGGAGTGGGGTGAGGTCGACCACCTCCTCCTGCGCCTCCGCCGCTCGCCGTCCGAGCTGGCGCTCCCCGGCGGCGCGCCGGGGCGCATGCGCGCGGTGCTCGACTTCTTCCGCGCCGCGGCGGCGCCGGGGAGCCGGGCGGAGGTATTCCGCTGGTCCGATCCCCTTCCCTTCCTGCGCGAATCGGCGGACTGGCTCCGCCGGCGCTGA
- a CDS encoding glycosyltransferase: MAAVSVVIPAYNRGDLLEPTVRSILAQTVPPLEVIIVDDGSTDDTPAVCARFPAPVRTIRQENRGLSAARNRGIAEAAGDWIAFCDSDDVWRPRKLEVQLAALEATGAAWTVSGCGLIDPQGRPLPAPHLGFPRVFAVFAESGAPPEAHFGRWLRGETVHTAGGAVPVFTGDAFGLLLQGNVALPSSAVVARALVEHVGGFDESLRAAEETEFFLRTAADAPVAVVLDALLDYRVGHASIVSSEGDARLVTLALEILDRAARLRPALTPAETQAYRGGRARLQLRLAYARLSSLDGRGARAALRDHRRGAAPTARSAALLLASLAPPPVLRGLHRLKRALRGLRPAGA, encoded by the coding sequence GTGGCTGCGGTGAGCGTGGTGATCCCCGCGTACAACCGCGGCGACCTGCTGGAGCCCACCGTCCGCTCCATCCTGGCGCAGACGGTGCCGCCGCTCGAGGTCATCATCGTCGACGACGGGTCGACGGACGACACGCCGGCCGTCTGCGCGCGCTTTCCCGCGCCGGTGCGCACCATCCGCCAGGAGAACCGCGGGCTGTCGGCCGCGCGCAACCGCGGGATCGCCGAGGCGGCGGGCGACTGGATCGCGTTCTGCGACTCGGACGACGTATGGCGCCCCCGCAAGCTCGAGGTGCAACTGGCCGCGCTCGAGGCCACCGGCGCGGCATGGACGGTGAGCGGGTGCGGGCTGATCGACCCGCAGGGGCGGCCCCTCCCCGCGCCGCACCTGGGGTTTCCGCGCGTGTTCGCCGTGTTCGCGGAGAGCGGCGCGCCGCCCGAGGCGCACTTCGGCCGCTGGCTGCGCGGCGAGACGGTGCACACGGCCGGCGGCGCCGTCCCCGTGTTCACGGGCGACGCCTTCGGCCTTCTGCTGCAGGGGAACGTGGCGCTCCCGTCGTCCGCGGTGGTGGCGCGCGCGCTGGTGGAGCACGTGGGCGGGTTCGACGAGTCGCTGCGGGCGGCGGAGGAGACCGAGTTCTTCCTCCGCACGGCGGCGGATGCGCCCGTGGCCGTGGTGCTGGACGCGCTGCTGGACTACCGCGTCGGCCACGCCTCCATCGTCTCGTCCGAAGGCGATGCGCGGCTGGTGACCCTGGCGCTGGAGATCCTGGACCGCGCGGCGCGGCTGCGGCCGGCGCTCACCCCGGCCGAGACGCAGGCCTACCGCGGCGGCCGCGCGCGGCTGCAGCTCCGCCTGGCGTACGCGCGGCTCAGCTCGCTGGACGGCCGTGGCGCGCGCGCCGCGCTGCGCGACCACCGCCGCGGCGCGGCGCCGACGGCGCGGTCGGCCGCGCTCCTGCTGGCGTCGCTCGCGCCGCCGCCGGTCCTGCGCGGGCTCCACCGCCTGAAGCGCGCGCTCCGCGGGCTGCGGCCGGCGGGCGCGTGA
- a CDS encoding glycosyltransferase encodes MKTVLHLINTGGPGGAETVLVDLVRGLDADRWRSVAVVPDEGWINARLRECGVEPVIVPTLRPFEVGYYARLARLVRAERVDVIHGHYLGPAVTASIVGAVTGTPAVATLHGAGDLSVERHRALKAALLNRGLRRVVFVSEALRRQVLAQGGLRAGLTEVIPNGIDPTRFTPRRDPSLRRELGIGDDAFVIAAVGNVREAKGYDVLLRAAALLRDRVPDLRVVIAGEAKGALYDDLLARRSELGIGERVTFAGFREDVAGVLAASDAFALTSRSEGFSLSTVQAMAMGLPVVATRCGGPEELMDDGATGLLVENGSPRAVADALARVHGDAALRARLGAAAARAACERFSVDAQVRAYERLYHAVTAGRRGRARAASSDPGRDEAALAASAEGGAAWLR; translated from the coding sequence ATGAAGACCGTCCTGCACCTGATCAACACCGGCGGCCCGGGCGGCGCCGAGACGGTGCTCGTGGACCTGGTGCGCGGGCTGGACGCCGACCGCTGGCGCTCCGTGGCCGTCGTTCCCGACGAGGGATGGATCAACGCGCGGCTGCGCGAGTGCGGCGTGGAGCCCGTCATCGTCCCCACGCTGCGGCCCTTCGAGGTGGGCTACTACGCGCGGCTGGCCCGTCTCGTCCGCGCGGAGCGGGTGGACGTGATCCACGGCCACTATCTGGGCCCGGCGGTCACCGCCAGCATCGTGGGCGCGGTCACCGGCACGCCCGCGGTGGCCACGCTGCACGGCGCGGGCGACCTGTCGGTCGAGCGCCACCGCGCGCTCAAGGCGGCGCTGCTCAACCGCGGGCTGCGCCGCGTCGTCTTCGTCTCCGAGGCCCTCCGCCGTCAGGTGCTGGCCCAGGGCGGGCTGCGCGCCGGCCTCACCGAGGTCATCCCCAACGGCATCGACCCCACACGCTTCACCCCGCGCCGCGACCCGTCGCTCCGCCGCGAGCTGGGGATCGGCGACGACGCGTTCGTGATCGCCGCCGTGGGTAACGTGCGCGAGGCCAAGGGCTACGACGTGCTGCTGCGCGCCGCCGCCCTCCTCCGCGACCGCGTCCCCGACCTCCGTGTGGTGATCGCGGGCGAGGCGAAGGGCGCGCTGTACGACGATCTCCTCGCACGGCGCTCGGAACTGGGGATCGGGGAGAGGGTGACCTTCGCCGGCTTCCGCGAGGACGTGGCGGGGGTGCTGGCCGCGTCGGACGCGTTCGCGCTGACCTCGCGCAGCGAAGGCTTCTCGCTCTCCACGGTGCAGGCCATGGCGATGGGGCTTCCCGTCGTCGCCACGCGCTGCGGCGGCCCCGAGGAGCTGATGGACGACGGGGCGACGGGGCTGCTGGTGGAGAACGGCTCGCCGCGGGCCGTGGCGGACGCCCTCGCCCGCGTCCACGGCGACGCCGCCTTGCGCGCGCGGCTGGGTGCCGCGGCGGCGCGTGCCGCGTGCGAGCGCTTCAGCGTGGACGCGCAGGTGCGCGCGTACGAGCGGCTGTACCACGCCGTCACCGCGGGCAGACGCGGCCGCGCACGCGCCGCATCGTCCGATCCGGGGCGCGACGAGGCGGCGCTTGCGGCCTCGGCGGAAGGAGGCGCGGCGTGGCTGCGGTGA
- a CDS encoding O-antigen ligase family protein, which translates to MDAPHNVTAAEIVATYEGFRRGRRPARSRAAARAAPAAGAADALYALRPGEIWEFLKTQPASFWLICGYLFLEYVRPQSIYDSLVGPPWALICVILTVIAYLVLEGGRIRLHTVADAMLGAYTVVLLASSVFAWKPEASFAKLQEYFSWVLIYLLISSIVNTERRFLVFLLSFLVYSFKMSQHGTRSWAQDGFIFRDWGTTGAPGWFQNSGEFGVQMCIYLPMVIFFVTALSPHWGKLTKALFWTMAVTAVTGIVASSSRGAVLGLAAVALWMLLKSRYRARALLGTALLTVFVLVILPPEQKARFQTAGTDNTSVNRKEYWKRGREIMRDYPVLGIGYANWPDYHQANWGYRALPHNIFLEAGAEMGYTGLLGFVGMIGATLVVNRRTRKIAQSLPGGGNRFLHDSAHGLDGALVGFLASGFFVTVLYYPFFWINLALTSALHNAALDARKRAAAAPAEAEEPAGPQLAPAEPRAALAGRGGGWG; encoded by the coding sequence ATGGACGCACCCCACAACGTCACCGCCGCCGAGATCGTCGCAACGTACGAAGGCTTCAGGCGCGGGCGCCGGCCGGCGCGCTCCCGTGCCGCCGCGCGGGCCGCGCCCGCGGCCGGCGCCGCCGACGCGCTGTACGCGCTTCGCCCCGGCGAGATCTGGGAGTTCCTGAAGACGCAGCCGGCGTCGTTCTGGCTGATCTGCGGCTACCTGTTCCTGGAGTACGTCCGCCCGCAGTCCATCTACGACTCGCTGGTGGGCCCGCCCTGGGCGCTCATCTGCGTGATCCTGACCGTCATCGCCTACCTGGTGCTGGAGGGCGGGCGGATCCGCCTGCACACGGTGGCCGACGCCATGCTGGGCGCCTACACGGTCGTCCTGCTGGCGTCGTCGGTGTTCGCGTGGAAGCCCGAGGCGTCGTTCGCCAAGCTGCAGGAGTACTTCTCCTGGGTTCTGATCTACCTGCTGATCTCCAGCATCGTGAACACCGAGCGGCGCTTCCTGGTGTTCCTGCTGAGCTTCCTCGTCTACTCGTTCAAGATGTCGCAGCACGGCACCCGCTCGTGGGCCCAGGACGGCTTCATCTTCCGCGACTGGGGGACCACGGGCGCGCCGGGATGGTTCCAGAACTCCGGCGAGTTCGGCGTGCAGATGTGCATCTACCTGCCGATGGTGATCTTCTTCGTCACCGCGCTGTCGCCGCACTGGGGAAAGCTGACGAAGGCGCTGTTCTGGACGATGGCGGTGACGGCGGTTACGGGGATCGTGGCCTCGAGCTCGCGCGGCGCGGTGCTCGGGCTGGCGGCGGTGGCGCTGTGGATGCTGCTGAAGAGCCGCTACCGGGCGCGCGCGTTGCTGGGTACCGCGCTGCTGACGGTGTTCGTGCTCGTCATCCTCCCCCCCGAGCAGAAGGCGCGCTTCCAGACCGCGGGCACCGACAACACCTCGGTCAATCGCAAGGAGTACTGGAAGCGCGGACGCGAGATCATGCGCGACTACCCGGTGCTGGGGATCGGATACGCCAACTGGCCCGACTACCACCAGGCCAACTGGGGATACCGCGCGCTCCCGCACAACATCTTCCTCGAGGCGGGCGCCGAGATGGGGTACACGGGGCTGCTGGGCTTCGTGGGGATGATCGGCGCCACGCTGGTGGTGAACCGGCGCACGCGGAAGATCGCGCAGTCGCTTCCCGGCGGAGGCAACCGCTTCCTGCACGACAGCGCGCACGGGCTGGACGGCGCGCTGGTCGGGTTCCTGGCCAGCGGCTTCTTCGTCACCGTCCTGTACTACCCGTTCTTCTGGATCAACCTGGCCCTGACCTCGGCGCTCCACAACGCGGCGCTCGACGCCCGCAAGCGCGCCGCCGCGGCGCCGGCGGAGGCGGAGGAGCCGGCTGGGCCTCAGCTCGCGCCCGCGGAGCCGCGCGCCGCGCTGGCCGGGCGCGGCGGGGGCTGGGGATGA
- a CDS encoding GNAT family N-acetyltransferase, protein MLSGVAARLRGKGFTGPRYVGLAGKLRFLAESTLWRRELVFAATPAGFAAAPRPQGPPLELHRVRTFAEMERFRGGIDAAWYPGLTDTFHAPFGWGEEAVVGTIDGDVACYCWMQFGTAEGFPTYYGRMLEREARILRAGVAPAFRRAGLNKRTMHHLLERSFAEGVERVWAECYLNNLPAARTFLRIGFRAVGVLTVVEMPPLRGFVRWRPLEPAAALFRRHGVELLAAAPSAPSPQATEIAAGVA, encoded by the coding sequence GTGCTGAGCGGCGTGGCCGCGCGCCTGCGCGGCAAGGGCTTCACCGGTCCGCGCTACGTCGGCCTCGCGGGAAAGCTGCGCTTCCTGGCGGAGAGCACGCTCTGGCGCCGCGAGCTCGTCTTCGCGGCCACGCCCGCGGGGTTCGCCGCGGCGCCGCGGCCGCAGGGGCCGCCACTGGAGCTGCACCGCGTGCGCACCTTCGCGGAGATGGAGCGCTTCCGTGGGGGAATCGACGCCGCGTGGTATCCCGGCCTCACCGACACCTTCCACGCCCCCTTCGGCTGGGGCGAGGAGGCGGTGGTGGGGACGATCGACGGAGACGTCGCCTGCTATTGCTGGATGCAGTTCGGCACGGCGGAGGGCTTTCCCACCTACTACGGGCGGATGCTGGAGCGCGAGGCGCGCATTCTCCGCGCGGGGGTGGCGCCGGCGTTCCGCCGCGCGGGGCTGAACAAGCGCACCATGCACCACCTGCTGGAGCGCTCGTTCGCCGAGGGGGTGGAGCGGGTGTGGGCGGAGTGCTACCTGAACAACCTCCCCGCCGCGCGGACCTTCCTGCGCATCGGCTTCCGCGCGGTGGGCGTGCTTACCGTGGTCGAGATGCCGCCGCTGCGCGGATTCGTGCGCTGGCGGCCGCTGGAGCCCGCGGCCGCGCTCTTCCGCCGCCACGGGGTGGAGCTGCTCGCGGCGGCTCCGTCCGCCCCCTCTCCCCAGGCGACGGAGATCGCCGCCGGCGTCGCCTGA
- a CDS encoding GNAT family N-acetyltransferase, producing MIRFVPLPGRPADWDEVVRAYPGKTLFHESAWLDHVLDIHPDGRIACFDIVRDGERVGVHCGLRITRMMVPIHGSPLGGTGTNWMGPLVREGIEMREVIDALVRLSGPRHFLHLELGHPSLEQGMMAEMGFQVQDGVTHLVPVPPSPGEAWAALRGEARNRVRKAEKGGVVVERTDDPAIVDHFYDQFGEVYGKQGMVRPFGIERPRSLFERLTPAGRLLPLWARKDGEVLAAGLFPYDARCIYFWGAASWLRHQHLCPNEALHWEVIRFAAENGIAAYDMCGGTSQFKNKFGGGDVPHPTFHRSALPFLQTARRIYRDRHFRRLRTAAEPAAQPA from the coding sequence ATGATCCGCTTTGTGCCGCTCCCCGGGCGTCCCGCGGACTGGGACGAGGTCGTCCGCGCGTATCCCGGCAAGACGCTCTTCCACGAGAGCGCCTGGCTGGACCACGTGCTCGACATCCACCCCGACGGGCGGATCGCCTGCTTCGACATCGTCCGCGACGGCGAGCGGGTGGGCGTGCACTGCGGGCTGCGCATCACGCGGATGATGGTGCCCATCCACGGCAGCCCGCTGGGAGGAACGGGGACGAACTGGATGGGGCCGCTGGTGCGGGAGGGGATCGAGATGCGCGAGGTGATCGATGCGCTCGTCCGCCTCTCCGGACCCCGCCACTTCCTCCACCTGGAGCTCGGCCATCCCTCGCTCGAGCAGGGGATGATGGCGGAGATGGGATTCCAGGTGCAGGACGGCGTCACCCACCTCGTTCCCGTCCCCCCGTCGCCCGGCGAGGCGTGGGCGGCGCTGCGGGGCGAGGCGCGCAACCGCGTGCGCAAGGCGGAGAAGGGCGGCGTGGTGGTGGAGCGGACGGACGATCCCGCGATCGTTGACCACTTCTACGACCAGTTCGGCGAGGTCTACGGCAAGCAGGGGATGGTGCGGCCGTTCGGGATCGAGCGCCCGCGCTCGCTGTTCGAGCGGCTGACGCCGGCGGGGCGCCTCCTCCCGCTCTGGGCGCGGAAGGACGGCGAGGTGCTGGCGGCGGGGCTGTTCCCCTACGACGCGCGTTGCATCTACTTCTGGGGCGCGGCCAGCTGGCTGCGGCACCAGCACCTGTGCCCCAACGAGGCGCTGCACTGGGAGGTGATCCGCTTCGCCGCGGAGAACGGGATCGCGGCGTACGACATGTGCGGCGGCACCAGCCAGTTCAAGAACAAGTTCGGGGGCGGGGACGTGCCGCACCCGACCTTCCACCGCAGCGCGCTCCCCTTCCTGCAGACCGCGCGGCGCATCTACCGCGACCGGCACTTCCGCCGGCTGCGCACCGCCGCGGAGCCCGCCGCCCAGCCCGCGTGA
- a CDS encoding glycosyltransferase produces the protein MSPPPLRVLTNTPWLDGRTLGGRAVTPVRADRARGWRAVARCLAVWRYDAALLNIDVRSLLLLCAAKKLLPFARCRILSADLVLTRPEAARGRMRFAVRRWLLGAVDRFVFYFRDTAELRRVYAIPPDRVRYVPFKVNTHDQVLRTETVDEGFFLACGRSNRDFTTLCGAFRGSPHRCVVLAPWGRVEEHGTREDAVDWPENVERVADDGTPASWNAWIARCRAVVLPIVPGMLSPSGISTLLVAMAMGKPVIITESAATRDVLDDTVAAIVPPADADALRAAVARVALDAAFRAEIGERGRRFALSLGGEERLRDDLVRELDDLLATPRGRALPAAAVAPAVPE, from the coding sequence ATGAGCCCGCCCCCGCTCCGCGTGCTGACCAACACGCCGTGGCTGGACGGCCGCACGCTCGGCGGCCGCGCCGTCACGCCCGTGCGCGCGGACCGCGCCCGCGGGTGGCGGGCGGTCGCGCGCTGCCTCGCGGTGTGGCGGTACGACGCGGCGCTGCTGAACATCGACGTGCGCTCGCTCCTGCTGCTCTGCGCGGCGAAGAAGCTCCTCCCCTTCGCCCGTTGCCGCATCCTTTCCGCCGACCTGGTGCTCACCCGCCCCGAAGCCGCGCGCGGCCGGATGCGCTTTGCCGTGCGCCGCTGGCTGCTGGGCGCGGTGGACCGCTTCGTCTTCTATTTCCGCGACACGGCGGAGCTGCGCCGCGTTTACGCCATCCCGCCGGACCGCGTGCGCTACGTCCCCTTCAAGGTCAACACGCACGACCAGGTGCTGCGGACGGAGACCGTGGACGAGGGGTTCTTCCTGGCCTGCGGGAGATCGAACCGCGACTTCACCACGCTGTGCGGTGCGTTCCGCGGATCGCCGCACCGCTGCGTCGTGCTGGCGCCGTGGGGACGCGTGGAGGAGCACGGGACGCGGGAGGATGCCGTCGACTGGCCGGAGAACGTGGAGCGGGTGGCGGACGACGGCACGCCCGCCTCGTGGAACGCGTGGATCGCCCGCTGCCGCGCGGTGGTGCTTCCCATCGTCCCCGGGATGCTCTCGCCGTCGGGGATCAGCACGCTGCTGGTGGCCATGGCGATGGGGAAGCCGGTGATCATCACCGAGTCGGCGGCCACGCGCGACGTTCTGGACGACACGGTCGCCGCGATCGTCCCGCCCGCTGATGCGGACGCGCTGCGCGCCGCCGTCGCCCGCGTGGCCCTGGACGCGGCGTTCCGCGCGGAGATCGGCGAACGCGGGCGCCGCTTCGCCCTGTCGTTGGGCGGCGAGGAGCGGCTGCGCGACGACCTGGTCCGCGAGCTCGACGACCTCCTCGCCACGCCGCGCGGTCGCGCGCTCCCCGCGGCGGCCGTCGCGCCCGCGGTGCCGGAGTGA
- a CDS encoding glycosyltransferase, whose product MSAVSLPAADEARAAASGAPGVETRAAGVTLVVPVLNTMRYLRDTVPSVLAAARCWGNAEVVYVDHGSTDGSYEFLRSLEPDGVRVIRREGGSIGALRNAGAREGGGAYLAFVDADCLVPEGYLEEAIAALGRTGAAATGCEARAPEGGHWIEAAWDALHFVGRDRFVHYLNSANFFISRAAFDAVGGFREDLATGEDSEIGRRLLEARLPIWECARVSVVHLGNPRSIREFWRRTVWHGLGMFATVGGPRFDRPLAMMAAHLACTLAGVALLFRPGVPLPAALGGALALQLAVPAATVAYRCAKARRVAALAPNLALYWLYYWARLHSLALIASGKGRRYRK is encoded by the coding sequence GTGAGCGCGGTCTCTCTCCCCGCGGCGGACGAGGCCCGCGCCGCGGCATCCGGCGCGCCCGGCGTGGAGACGCGCGCGGCGGGCGTCACCCTCGTGGTGCCGGTGCTGAACACCATGCGCTACCTGCGCGACACCGTTCCGTCGGTGCTCGCGGCGGCACGGTGCTGGGGCAATGCCGAGGTCGTGTACGTCGACCACGGCTCCACCGACGGCTCGTACGAGTTCCTCCGCAGCCTGGAGCCGGACGGGGTGCGGGTGATCCGGCGGGAAGGTGGCAGCATCGGGGCGCTGCGCAACGCCGGCGCGCGCGAGGGCGGCGGGGCGTACCTCGCCTTCGTCGACGCGGACTGCCTGGTCCCCGAGGGCTACCTCGAGGAGGCCATCGCGGCGCTGGGGCGGACGGGCGCGGCCGCCACCGGGTGCGAGGCGCGGGCGCCGGAAGGGGGGCACTGGATCGAGGCGGCCTGGGACGCGCTCCACTTCGTGGGCCGCGACCGGTTCGTGCACTACCTCAACTCGGCGAACTTCTTCATCTCGCGCGCGGCGTTCGACGCGGTCGGCGGGTTCCGCGAAGACCTGGCCACGGGCGAGGACTCGGAGATCGGGCGGCGGCTGCTGGAGGCGCGGCTCCCCATCTGGGAATGCGCGCGTGTGTCGGTGGTACACCTGGGGAACCCGCGCTCGATCCGGGAGTTCTGGCGCCGCACCGTGTGGCACGGGCTGGGGATGTTCGCCACCGTCGGCGGCCCGCGGTTCGACCGGCCGCTGGCGATGATGGCGGCGCATCTGGCCTGCACGCTGGCTGGCGTGGCGCTCCTCTTCCGGCCGGGCGTTCCCCTCCCCGCCGCGCTGGGCGGCGCGCTGGCGCTGCAGCTGGCCGTGCCCGCGGCCACGGTGGCGTACCGCTGCGCGAAGGCGCGGCGGGTGGCCGCGCTGGCGCCCAACCTGGCCCTGTACTGGCTGTACTACTGGGCCCGGCTCCATTCCCTGGCGCTGATCGCGTCCGGGAAGGGGCGCCGCTACCGCAAGTGA